The following coding sequences lie in one Aspergillus puulaauensis MK2 DNA, chromosome 3, nearly complete sequence genomic window:
- a CDS encoding uncharacterized protein (TransMembrane:1 (i12-32o)), whose translation MAMAFRSTSTPRISRSFSIAVLFIFFIVYFTIRVPRVVNSHLHDISYEPYFQRQFQAYVLTASCGRYTSDAATQFDSDTLTLVPNRFDIPECDAVTNNQLRLKPPASLVAEAEEEEKKTGRTSHSAATKDSLYREKYAQVLDACAAGSKAKCLILEDDVVFLHNPERTREVLIENTIPLFNDGENDAFDCTKRGFGWFPSTHTGMGSQCRVYSKLSAKCMSSCLRGRAGVTGHAGSGDPGAASHFDIGLANCQIKCGLRQKRFLLVVHGGLGSTMERPEIDA comes from the coding sequence ATGGCAATGGCGTTCAGATCAACATCCACACCGAGGATCTCTCGATCCTTCAGCATCGCCGTTCtattcatcttcttcatcgtctactTTACCATTCGCGTGCCGCGAGTCGTAAACTCCCACCTCCACGACATCTCCTACGAGCCATACTTCCAGCGGCAATTCCAGGCCTACGTCCTCACCGCATCATGTGGCCGATATACCAGTGATGCAGCGACCCAATTCGACTCCGAcaccctcaccctcgtcCCCAACCGTTTCGATATACCCGAGTGTGATGCCGTGACCAACAACCAACTGCGCCTCAAGCCCCCCGCCTCTCTCGTcgccgaagcagaagaagaggagaaaaaaaCGGGACGCACGAGCCACAGCGCCGCAACAAAGGACAGCCTATACCGCGAGAAATATGCACAAGTCCTCGACGCATGCGCAGCGGGATCGAAAGCCAAATGCCTCATTCTTGAAGACGATGTTGTCTTCCTGCATAACCCGGAGCGCACGCGCGAGGTCTTAATCGAGAACACGATACCGCTGTTTAATGACGGGGAGAACGATGCGTTTGACTGCACGAAAAGAGGCTTTGGGTGGTTTCCGAGTACGCATACGGGGATGGGCAGCCAGTGTCGGGTTTATAGCAAGCTTTCGGCCAAGTGTATGAGCTCGTGTTTGAGGGGGCGTGCGGGGGTTACGGGGCatgctggctctggtgacCCGGGCGCTGCATCACATTTTGATATTGGGCTGGCGAACTGTCAGATTAAGTGCGGATTGAGGCAGAAGAGATTCTTGTTGGTGGTTCATGGAGGGTTAGGGTCGACCATGGAGCGGCCTGAGATTGACGCTTGA
- a CDS encoding slipin family protein (COG:C;~EggNog:ENOG410PHPJ;~InterPro:IPR001972,IPR043202,IPR036013,IPR001107;~MEROPS:MER0192051;~PFAM:PF01145;~go_component: GO:0005886 - plasma membrane [Evidence IEA];~go_component: GO:0016020 - membrane [Evidence IEA]) — MSAEQSTGAPSGVNGKAPAHPHRSSPDHPLVDVQPPRLSDLQPKYASVIQHDDSSPEAHGWYASFKHTIGECVGGLGIVPCCPCPNPYRPVQQGEVGLVTRFGRFERAVDPGLVKVNPLSERLVTIDVKIQIVEVPRQICMTKDNVSLNLTSVIYYQVVSPHKSAFGISNIRQALVERTQTTLRHVIGARVLQDVIERREEIAQSTSEIIEEVAVGWGVNVESMLIKDIIFSDDLQDSLSMAAQSKRIGESKVIAARAEVEAAKLMRQAADILSSAPAMQIRYLEAMQAMAKTANSKVIFLPATNQTVQQQLATADNAGEGPSRHAPQQNDGFQDGFQHAINARVVEDI; from the exons ATGTCCGCCGAACAAAGCACTGGCGCTCCCTCTGGCGTCAATGGCAAAGCTCCTGCTCACCCGCATCGCAGCAGCCCCGACCATCCCCTTGTCGATGTTCAGCCCCCGCGCTTGTCTGATTTGCAGCCAAAATACGCTTCGGTGATCCAGCACGACGACAGCAGCCCTGAAGCGCACGGGTGGTACGCGTCGTTTA AGCACACCATCGGAGAATGTGTCGGAGGCTTGGGAATTGTCCCCTGCTGCCCTTGCCCGAACCCCTACAGACCCGTCCAGCAAGGTGAAGTCGGTTTGGTGACGCGATTCGGCCG ATTTGAACGCGCCGTGGACCCTGGTCTTGTCAAGGTTAACCCTCTGAGTGAACGACTCGTCACAATCGACGTGAAGATCCAGATTGTCGAAGTGCCTCGCCAGATCTGTATGACCAAGGACAACGTGTCTCTGAATTTGACCTCCGTCATCTACTACCAAGTCGTCTCCCCCCACAAGTCCGCATTCGGTATTTCCAACATTCGCCAGGCGCTCGTGGAGCGTACCCAGACTACGCTGCGCCATGTCATCGGTGCGCGCGTCCTCCAGGATGTGATTGAACGTCGTGAGGAGATCGCCCAGTCGACATCTGAAATCATCGAGGAAGTGGCTGTAGGCTGGGGTGTCAATGTCGAGTCCATGCTTATCAAGGACATCATTTTCAGCGATGACCTCCAGGACTCCCTGTCCATGGCCGCCCAGTCCAAGCGTATTGGTGAGAGTAAGGTTATTGCTGCTCGTGCCGAAGTCGAAGCTGCCAAGCTTATGCGCCAG GCTGCCGATATTctttcttctgctcctgcCATGCAGATCCGATACCTCGAGGCGATGCAAGCCATGGCCAAGACGGCGAACAGCAAggtcatcttcctccccgcGACAAACCAAACTGTGCAACAGCAACTGGCGACTGCCGACAACGCCGGCGAAGGGCCAAGCCGTCATGCCCCACAACAAAATGATGGGTTCCAAGATGGATTCCAGCACGCGATCAATGCCCGCGTGGTGGAGGACATCTAA
- a CDS encoding oxidoreductase, short chain dehydrogenase/reductase family superfamily (COG:Q;~EggNog:ENOG410PMHZ;~InterPro:IPR036291,IPR002347;~PFAM:PF00106,PF13561;~go_process: GO:0055114 - oxidation-reduction process [Evidence IEA]) produces the protein MSKNILIIGATRGLGASLRALYASNPSLHVFATTRSDKKPGSQAQVSWLQNIDLTKPDVGDKLVSQLPSSTKLATVVISAGYFGLETFDTPDWDKQVQMYTTSAIAPVFVVQKLAKSGFLGEGSKVILVSSESGSITLRHETEGGGNYGHHASKTALNMVGKLLSLDLKPSGVAVGLVHPGFMRTEMTKGVGFDKYWDAGGAVTPDEAAKSLAAFVDDFDISKTGQYWAPRGPGDIGTAEPVLGANLPTPLQLPW, from the exons ATGAGCAaaaacatcctcatcattgGAGCCACAAGAGGGCTAGGCGCCTCACTCCGCGCTCTATACgcctccaacccctccctGCATGTCTTTGCAACAACCCGATCCGACAAGAAGCCCGGCTCTCAAGCCCAAGTTTCCTGGCTCCAGAATATCGACCTTACAAAGCCAGACGTCGGCGACAAACTAGTCTCGCAACTCCCCTCTTCAACAAAGCTCGCAACCGTCGTTATCTCAGCGGGGTACTTCGGCCTCGAAACCTTCGACACCCCAGACTGGGACAAGCAAGTACAGATGTACACTACGTCTGCAATCGCCCCGGTCTTCGTAGTCCAGAAGCTGGCCAAATCTGGATTTCTCGGTGAAGGTAGCAAGGTTATTCTCGTGAGCAGCGAAAGTGGCAGCATCACGCTCCGTCATGAGACGGAGGGCGGCGGCAACTATGGCCATCACGCTAGCAAGACGGCCCTCAATATGGTGGGGAAGTTACTGAGTCTAGATCTGAAACCTAGCGGCGTTGCCGTGGGTCTGGTCCATCCGGGGTTCATGCGGACGGAGATGACGAAGGGCGTGGGGTTTGATAAGTATTGGGATGCTGGTGGAG CTGTCACTCCGGATGAGGCAGCAAAATCACTTGCAGCTTTTGTTGATGACTTTGATATTAGCAAGACTGGGCAGTACTGGGCACCGCGGGGTCCTGG GGACATTGGAACCGCGGAGCCTGTCTTGGGTGCAAACCTACCTACCCCTCTGCAACTACCATGGTAA